A stretch of the uncultured Methanobrevibacter sp. genome encodes the following:
- the rqcH gene encoding ribosome rescue protein RqcH, producing the protein MKPMSNVDIFTISDELNNLLTGARVDKSFQPTKDIVVIRFHIAGTGRVDLVMQCGSRIHISKYPLENPTNPPTFPMLLRKRVKGAHVVSVTQHNFDRVVEIKVKKDKYYTIVVELFDKGNIILLDEDNNIVLPLKRKQMSKRDISSKKEYVFPKERGLNPIGMTEEKFKEVFIQNDNDVVRTLAINGLGSLYSEEIIERANNYTEIDKHTSNNDLTEEQISALFKGFKELFNILKDEEYKPQIVKDGKKEDVVPLDLIKYDGFEKKYYENFNEACDEFYSKKVNTNIIDIKEQAWNKKVNQFEKRLRLQEERLDNFNKTIETSQHKGELIYSNYTTIENIINVVNSAISKEYSFKEIDKILKKAKEDGMAEAQIFESIDKMGILTLKIEDTSIIIDPKLSIPENTESYYEKAKKSKKKTKGALIAIENTKKQLEEIKSKKEIAMENISIPKKRKKKNLKWYEKLRWFITSDNTLVIAGRDAGTNEAVVKKYLDNNDIYLHADIHGASSVVVKLEGKSLNDTIIKESGEFAASFSSAWPKGFTTQDVFWVYPDQVSKTPEAGEYLKKGSFVIRGNRNFIRNASLKIAIGIVDYEGKRIMSGPVEALEAHCENYVVLKPGYTKKEAIAKKILHKIDEDKLITIDDIIRLLPSGKCDIDEEYHQRKKYEKN; encoded by the coding sequence ATGAAACCTATGTCAAATGTTGACATTTTTACAATTAGTGATGAACTTAATAATTTATTGACAGGTGCTAGAGTAGATAAATCATTCCAACCGACTAAAGACATAGTTGTGATAAGATTCCATATTGCAGGTACGGGAAGAGTTGATTTAGTGATGCAATGCGGTTCAAGAATACACATAAGCAAATATCCTCTTGAAAATCCCACTAATCCACCAACATTCCCAATGCTTTTAAGAAAAAGAGTAAAAGGAGCCCATGTTGTAAGTGTTACTCAGCACAATTTTGATAGGGTTGTTGAGATTAAAGTTAAAAAAGACAAATATTATACGATTGTCGTGGAATTATTTGATAAAGGAAACATCATATTATTGGATGAAGATAATAATATTGTTTTGCCTCTTAAAAGAAAACAAATGTCTAAAAGAGACATCAGTTCCAAAAAGGAATATGTTTTCCCTAAAGAAAGAGGACTCAATCCAATCGGCATGACTGAAGAGAAATTTAAAGAAGTATTTATCCAAAATGATAATGATGTTGTGAGAACTCTTGCAATTAATGGTCTTGGAAGTCTATATTCAGAAGAAATCATTGAAAGAGCAAACAATTATACAGAAATTGATAAACATACATCAAATAATGATTTGACAGAAGAACAGATTTCTGCATTGTTTAAAGGATTTAAAGAATTATTTAATATCCTTAAAGATGAAGAATATAAGCCACAAATTGTAAAAGATGGGAAAAAAGAAGATGTTGTTCCACTTGACCTGATAAAATATGATGGTTTTGAAAAGAAATATTACGAAAATTTCAATGAAGCCTGTGACGAATTTTACTCTAAAAAAGTCAATACCAACATAATAGATATCAAAGAACAGGCATGGAATAAAAAAGTAAACCAGTTTGAAAAAAGATTACGTTTACAAGAAGAAAGACTTGATAATTTTAATAAAACAATTGAAACTAGTCAACATAAAGGAGAGTTAATTTATTCTAATTACACCACCATTGAAAATATAATAAATGTTGTTAACTCAGCTATAAGTAAAGAATATTCTTTTAAAGAAATTGATAAAATTCTCAAAAAAGCTAAAGAAGACGGAATGGCTGAAGCCCAAATATTCGAATCCATCGATAAAATGGGTATTCTAACATTAAAAATTGAAGACACATCCATAATTATCGATCCAAAATTGTCAATACCTGAAAATACAGAAAGCTATTATGAAAAAGCTAAAAAATCTAAAAAGAAAACAAAAGGTGCATTAATAGCTATTGAAAATACTAAAAAACAACTTGAAGAAATTAAATCTAAAAAAGAGATTGCAATGGAAAATATTTCCATACCTAAAAAGAGAAAAAAGAAAAATCTCAAATGGTATGAGAAACTACGCTGGTTTATTACATCAGACAATACATTAGTAATTGCAGGACGTGATGCGGGCACTAATGAAGCAGTTGTTAAAAAATATTTAGACAATAATGATATCTATTTACACGCAGATATACATGGTGCATCATCAGTTGTGGTAAAATTAGAAGGCAAATCATTAAATGACACAATCATTAAAGAATCCGGCGAGTTTGCCGCTTCATTTTCATCTGCCTGGCCAAAAGGTTTTACAACACAGGACGTATTCTGGGTTTATCCAGACCAAGTATCCAAAACCCCGGAAGCAGGAGAATATTTAAAAAAAGGGTCTTTTGTAATAAGAGGAAACCGTAATTTCATAAGAAATGCAAGTCTAAAAATAGCTATTGGAATAGTTGACTATGAAGGAAAAAGAATAATGTCCGGACCTGTAGAGGCACTTGAAGCACATTGTGAAAATTATGTGGTATTAAAACCGGGTTACACCAAAAAAGAAGCAATAGCTAAAAAGATTTTACATAAAATAGATGAAGATAAATTAATAACAATAGATGATATTATACGACTATTGCCATCAGGAAAATGCGATATAGATGAAGAATATCATCAAAGAAAAAAATATGAAAAGAATTAA
- a CDS encoding DUF2070 family protein, whose translation MSSMSSVAGLSKYIQTLPRTRYSIMGICILSFLTGVIHCFINPQDSLTDNFLLEGLCTFMIFGISSILSGSLNQYGVKVLHGINLKMKHSMFLSLVSMFVICSILVIGGFISLIIHESLYVNSLLFGCVIIYGFNTLVLWSTTQIGFAKSAIIGLIQPVLILSMLVLLLFLSSDPSVFSTPLIISIIIKTVIACIIFILAIYSFISIAASPLKKNLGIGMLDLLSLFIMHMNEGSNLLESTFEEMGESIDTVVTYISFKGKNGIKSLFISPSVHPGPLGNIGGSNMPTILANKFDHFTMVAHGPSTHDFNPISVKEIDKIEKCVKEGLDKIEYSKNASKFKRYSHNAANIGVQFFNKGMIILSTFAPNGSDDIEFGVGLTMMTQSISKCNVKDSVIVDCHNSFTPESGEVLPGNPEVFDLIDVIDKVEVSNEEHNSIKVGCCADTMGDLDKQEGIGESGLKVMVIDVSGQRTAYVLFDSNNMEIGFRQEIIDATKDLDIDEIEVMTTDTHTVNTLSRGYNPVGIEKRPEIIEYVIKCIKIAIDDLEEVEVGTGTKKIKNLNTFGPKNSTELISTISSVVAVSKIIAPVLLITALFIVFIWIFYGNLHIIG comes from the coding sequence ATGTCAAGTATGAGTAGTGTCGCAGGATTATCAAAATATATACAAACACTTCCAAGAACAAGATATTCCATAATGGGCATCTGTATTTTAAGTTTTTTAACTGGAGTGATACACTGTTTTATAAATCCTCAGGATAGTCTAACAGATAATTTTTTACTTGAAGGATTATGTACATTCATGATATTTGGTATTAGTTCTATTTTAAGCGGCAGCCTTAACCAGTACGGAGTTAAGGTACTCCATGGAATTAATCTGAAAATGAAACATTCAATGTTCCTATCTCTTGTTTCTATGTTCGTTATTTGTTCTATACTAGTTATTGGCGGATTTATCTCACTAATAATTCATGAATCTCTATACGTCAATTCTTTACTCTTTGGCTGTGTGATTATTTATGGATTTAATACATTAGTTTTATGGAGTACAACACAAATTGGATTTGCAAAATCAGCAATCATAGGATTAATCCAGCCCGTGTTAATTTTATCAATGCTTGTTTTATTATTATTTTTATCAAGTGATCCGTCAGTATTTTCAACCCCACTAATAATCAGCATCATAATTAAAACAGTTATTGCATGTATAATATTTATCCTGGCAATATACTCATTTATTTCAATAGCCGCTTCACCTTTAAAGAAGAATTTGGGTATTGGAATGTTGGATTTATTAAGTCTGTTTATTATGCATATGAACGAAGGGTCCAATCTTTTAGAATCCACTTTTGAAGAAATGGGTGAATCAATCGATACTGTAGTTACATACATTAGTTTCAAAGGAAAGAATGGTATTAAATCATTATTCATATCACCATCTGTCCATCCTGGACCTTTAGGTAATATTGGAGGGTCCAACATGCCAACAATTCTTGCAAACAAATTTGACCATTTTACCATGGTAGCTCATGGTCCATCCACACACGATTTTAACCCAATATCTGTTAAAGAAATAGATAAAATTGAAAAATGTGTCAAAGAGGGTTTGGATAAAATAGAATACAGTAAAAATGCAAGTAAATTTAAAAGATATTCCCATAATGCAGCAAATATTGGGGTTCAATTCTTTAACAAAGGAATGATAATATTATCAACTTTTGCACCTAACGGTAGTGATGATATCGAATTTGGTGTTGGCCTTACAATGATGACCCAAAGTATCAGTAAATGTAATGTGAAAGATTCAGTTATTGTAGACTGTCATAATTCATTCACTCCTGAAAGTGGTGAAGTATTGCCTGGAAATCCTGAAGTATTTGATTTGATAGATGTTATTGACAAAGTTGAAGTTAGTAATGAAGAACACAACAGCATTAAAGTAGGCTGCTGTGCAGATACTATGGGAGACCTCGATAAACAGGAAGGTATTGGAGAAAGCGGATTGAAAGTAATGGTTATTGATGTGTCCGGTCAAAGAACCGCATATGTACTGTTCGATTCCAATAATATGGAAATCGGATTTAGGCAGGAAATTATTGATGCAACAAAAGACTTGGACATTGATGAAATTGAAGTCATGACAACTGATACACATACAGTGAATACTTTATCAAGAGGATACAATCCTGTTGGAATAGAAAAAAGACCTGAAATTATCGAATATGTAATAAAATGTATAAAAATAGCTATTGATGATTTGGAAGAGGTTGAGGTTGGTACTGGAACTAAAAAAATTAAAAACCTCAATACATTCGGTCCAAAAAATTCAACTGAACTCATTTCAACAATAAGCTCAGTTGTCGCAGTAAGTAAAATAATAGCTCCAGTTTTATTAATTACTGCATTATTTATTGTATTTATATGGATATTTTATGGAAATCTACATATAATTGGTTAA